TTTTTCAAATAGAAATTTCTGAACCAAAATCTGAAAAAGAACTCATTGAAGGAATTCATACTTTAAATGAACTTCGAAAAAAATATAGTTTAGAAAAAGCTAAAAGAATAACAATTTTAAAAAAAGATGATATTTTAAAAAATGAATATTTTAAAATAGATCGAATTGGAGTTATTGCATCTAGTGTTTCTAATCATTATATTGACTTCAATTTAGTAGTTTCAATTTATCATAAAGACTTCACTCAAAAAATAGGTGAAAGTTACTTCAAACTACTCAAATTTATAGATGAAAATAACTTTAAAATTTTGGGTGATTCTATCGAAACCTTTAGTGATGTAATTGTTAATGCTGGAAATTGCATGGGACAAACCATAAAAATATCAATACCAATAGAAAGCTAGTTCGTTATGAACTAGCTTTCTATAAATATATTTTTTTAAATTTCTAATTTACTTCCTGTTTGAATTTCAAAAACTTGAAATCCACTATTTTTTTCAAGTTTTTTAATTCCAAATTCACCAGTACAATGACATGGGAAAATAGTATTTATACTTGTTTTATTTAAGTATTCTATCAAATCATCTATATATTTCTCATTTTTATTTAAACTAGTTCTACTTGATAGATGAAGCCCACCTATTATACTATGTATCTCAATTTTTTCTGTTTTACATTGCTCTAAAATATTCTCTATTCCTATATGTGCACATCCAACAAGCAGAGTATTAATATTATTTTCTTTTATTATCATATGTAACTCATGTTTAAAACTATCTTTTTCATACTCACCATTTTCATTTTTCATATAAAGATTTTCATTAATTGGATTATCACTTTTCTTATCAAAACAATGAAATAAATATATATTCTCTAAATTAAATGTATTTTGAATAAAATTAAATCTTTCAACATCTAAGTATTCATAGGGTATACCTATATCTATATACGCTCCTAATATTTTTTTATAATGTTTATCAAAATAATACTCACTACAATATATTTTAGCTTTCTTATTTTTTTTTAAAAAGTATGGTAATCCTCCACCATGATCTTTATGACCATGAGAAAGGACTAAATAATCTATTTCCTCTAGATTAATTCCTATTTTCTCTGCATTTTTCCAAAATTTTTTACTTTCACCTACATCAAATAATATCTTTTTCCCATTTGTTTTTATGTACAAAGAGAGGCCATGCTCCTTTACTAAATCTTTATTTAAACTTTTATTTTCTACCAAGACCTGTATCTCTATCTTATATCCCTTCCTTTTTTATTTATTAAAAATAATTATATTGTTTTTAAACTTAAAAATCAAGATTATAATATAAAAAATATCGTAATTCCAACAAAAGATATTAAAGCACCTATCCCCTCTAATATACTAACTTTTTCTTTAAAAAATATAATTGATATAGGAATTATTAATATCGGGCTTGTTGCTGCTAAAGTGCTTACAATTCCGACATTTGCATATTTCATAGCTTCTACTAATGCAGTTACTCCTAAAGTTGCCACAATAGTCCCTAAAACTATATATATCATACCTTTTTTATTTAAAATTCCTTCTTTTATATTTGACCATTCTTTTTTTAAAGAGATATAAACTATAAAAGCTAAAATCGCTGGTATTGTTCTAACTTGAATTGTTGCAAAAGAATCATAATCAATAGAACCTAATCTGGTAAAAACAATTCCTAAGCTTTCTCCTAACATTGCTAATAAAGCATATATAAATCCAACTTTTGAAAACTCTTTATCATTTTTCTTTTTCAATATAACAATAGCTATTCCAATTATTGTTAATAGCATTCCTAAAACTTTAAATCCTTCTATTTTTTCTCCTAGTATAAAAAAGCTTAAAATCGAAACAGCTATCGGACTAAATGTCATAACTAATAAAGTTATTCTTGGTCCTATTTTAATATATGATTTATATAAAAAAAAATCTCCTAAAAACAAGCCAAACAATCCTGAAATAGATAAAAATTTAAATGATTCCTTTGTTACATCTAAAGGTAAAACTAACCCTCTCTTCACATACGTTATTACTCCTAAAAACAACATAGCTATAACTAATCTTATCAAATTCACTGCTAACGTTCCTGTTTCTTTACTTGCTCTCTCTAAAAATACAGAGCTTCCTACCCACCCAAATGCTGCAGCAAGTGCTAAACTTTCACCCAATTTAATTCCCCCTTATTTTAACTCTTCCCTTATCTTTTCCATTCTTTTTCTATTTACTCCAAAATCATACCATCCTGTTTGAGCTGCTGATCTTATATTTATTACATTTTTTTCTGGTTCTATCTCAAAATCTGCTATATCTTCAAATCCAAAAAATTTACTATAAAAAGCTACTTTTAAAAAATTTCCCTTATCTTCTAAAATTTTACCTTGAAATTTTTCTATTACTTTTATAAGTTTCTCTTTCACATTTCCCTCTTTATCATCTATAGATATTGGTTTAATATAATGTTTTGTATCTTTTGCCTCACTTGAAACACAATTCGGTGTACTTGGACATTCTTTTAACATGATTTTATCGCTCCCCTCTCCTAGTAAAATTGAAAAATAACAAATAAAAATTATTATTAATTTTCTCTTCATAATTTCTCACCCCTTTATTTTTAGTATACCTTATTTTTCTACTAAAAAACAATTTTTTTACAATAAAAAAAGTGGAAAGAAATTTATCTCTCCACTTTGATATTTTAGTAATTAATACACTCTAACTCAAACTCTTTTTGCTTCTCTAAACAAGATGGGCAAACTTTTGGTGCCTCTATTCCTTCGTGAACATAACCACACTTTCTACACTTCCATCTTACATCGTTATCTTTTTTAAATACATGATCTTCTCCTAAATTTTTTAATAATTTACGATATCTTTTTTCATGTAATTTCTCAACTTCTACAATAACTTTAAATGCTGCTGCAACTTGAGGAAATCCCTCTTCTGTAGCAACTTCTGCAAATCCAGGGTATAACTCTGCCCACTCTTCATATTCTCCTGCTGCCGCTTCCTCTAAATTTTCCATAGTTGTTCCAACTATTCCTGCTGGATAAGTTGCTGTTATCTCAACTGGTCCACCTTCTAAATATGAGAAAAATCTTCTTGCATGATACTGCTCATTTAAAGCTGTTTCCTCAAATAATGCAGCAATTTGCTCATAACCTTCACTTCTAGCCTTATCTGCAAATAGTGTGTATCTCTGTCTTGCTTGAGATTCTCCTGCAAAAGCTTTTAATAAATTTTGTTCAGTTTTAGTTCCTTTTATAGATTTACCCATTGGTATCCCTCCTTTGAATTCTTTCTTGAATATTGTTCAAAATTTTTTTGATTTTCCTTTTTATTTTTTTATTTATATGTTAATATTAAAAAAATACTAATCTAAACAGGAGGATTTATGGATTTTTTATCAAGAAGATCAATTAGAAAATATACTTCACAAAATATTGAAAAAGAAAAATTAGATGAAATACTAAAAGTGGCTTTAACTGCTCCTACTGGAAGAAATTTAAAACCATTTGAGTTGATTCTAATAAAAGAAAAAAATGCATTAAATAAGCTATCTCTATCAAAATCTATTGGATCTGCTATGTTAAAAGAAGCTAATGCAGCCATTATTGTCTTAGGTAATCCTGAAATTTCAAATACTTGGAATGAAGATGCTTCTATTGTTTCTTTCAGCATACAACTTAAAGCTTTTGAACTAGAACTTGGAAGCTGTTGGATAAATGTTAAAGATAGAAAAACAAGCGATAATACAGAATCAGAAGAGTATATTAAAAATAATTTTAATATACCTAGTCACTTAAAAATAGTTTCTATCATTTCCTTAGGTTATCCAAATGAACACAAACCTCCACATGATGATAAAGATATGGATTTTTCTAAAATTCATTTAGAGAAATATTAAAAAAAGCCAAAATTAATTGGCTTTTTTTACTATCTATGAGATTTTTTATCTCCTGTCATTTGAACAACATCTCCATCTTTTAAATTATATGCTTGTCCAAATCCTTTTACAAATCTTCCATTAACTATATTTAACTTTACTAAATGAAAATCTTGCATTTTACGAACAACTTTCATTCCTTCTCCAACTTTCTCTTCAAAAGCATCTAATATTACATCAAATTTTTCATCTCTTTCCTTAAATTCAGCTACTACATTGTATCTTAATCTCTTTCTTACTAGAACAGAAGCTGCATCTTTCTCATCTTGTAAAAACATAATTTCAAATTGAGGATTATCTTTTAAATTATCAAAATGATCTCCAATTTCACTAATGTAAATATACCCTTCTCCTTCGAAATTTAAGTATGGAGCATATGTCACATCAACATCTCCATTTTTAGATTTTGTTCCTAATATAACTGATTTAAAGTCTCCTCTAAACTCTTCTACCTCTTTTTTTATTTGTTCTTTATCAAATTTTATTGGCATCATCATAATTATTTTTTTCTCCTTTAATTTTGTTAATCAAACTATTTAAATATATGATATATTTTTTAACAAACTTTGTCAAGAATATTTTATACCTTTATTGTGTATTTTATAAATTTCCAGCTTTGTACATATTAAAAAATACACCTTTTTTATCAATTAAACTTTGAAAATCGCCTATTTCCTTAATTCCATCTTTACCTAAAACTACAATTTTGTTAAATTTTTTAAGTGTATTTAATCTATGAGCTATTGAAATTATTATTTTATCTTCAAATTTCTGTAGAATATTATCCATTATTTTTTTCTCTAAAATATTGTCCAATGCTGAAGTTCCTTCATCTAAAAATATGATTTCTGGGTCTTTTAAAAATAATCTTGCCATTGATAGCCTTTGCTTCTGTCCTGAACTCAATTCAATTCCACCTTGGCCTAGTTTTGTATTTTCTTTCTTTTCTAAACTTTCTACAAATTCTTTTAATTCAGCTAATTCTAATGCTTCTTCTATCTCTTTTTTTGTTGCATCTCTTTTTACTACTTTTATATTCTCTAATATTGTTTCATTCATCAAACTATCTCTCTGATCGACTATCGCTATTTTATTTAACAAACTTTCTCTATCTACCTCATGGATGCATAAATCATTTATAAAAATTGTATTTTCTTCAGGTAAAAATGTTCTTTTTAAAAGTGAAAATATTGTTGTTTTTCCTACTCCACTCTCTCCAACAAATGCTACTTTTTCTCCTTTTTCTATAGTTATTGATAAATTTTTTATAACTTCTTGTTTACCAAATGCAAAATTTAATCCGTCTACCTTTATGCTGTCTATATTTTTTTCTATAATTGTATTTCCATCTTTAATATTTGGAATATTCATAATTTCTAAAAACCTGCTTATTCCTGTAGCTCCTCTTTGAAATACATCTACAAGGCCCATAAGTCTTAAAAGATACACTCTAAATCTATTAGTCAATAATATAAAACTCACAATAATTCCAAAACTTATTTCACCTTTTATATGCATGTATCCACCTATAAATATAACAATAAGTTGAGTGAGTTGATTATAAAAATTAATACCGGACATTAAAGCTGATGTATTAAATATATTATTTTTCTCTACACTTAATAACTCTTTATTTTTACTTGAAAACTTCTCTAAAGTATCTTTTTCTAGGACATTATCTTTTATAAAGAATATAGTTTTCAACGAATTGTGAATTCCTGATGTTAATTTAGAAAATCTTTCTCTTACTTCTATGTAGCCATATTTTAATTTCTTATTTTGAATTATTGTAAAATATATAGCTATTGGTAATGGAATCATTGTTATTAAAGTTAACTTCAAATTAAAAGTAGCCATTAAAGCCATAGCTCCGGCTATTGATAATATTGAAAATAAAAAATCTTCTAGTCCTCTATATAGAAGAGCTGAAACATTTTCTAAGTCATTTGTAACTCTTGATATGATATCTCCACTTTGATTTTTCATAAAATATGTATCTGGTTGATTTAATATTTTTTTAAATAAATCTTCTCTCATAAAAAATTTTATTCTATTTCCCATCAACTGTCCTCTTGAACTAGAGTAAATTGATAAAAATAATCTTATAATATAAAGCGTTAATAAAAAAGCTGAGAACATAAAAAATTCATTTATATTTTTCTTGGGAATTGAGTTATCAATTAAATTTTGGACAACTATCGGTCCATATAAATCCAGTACGGTTACAAAAAAACTGCTAACTAAAAAATAAGTTAGCAGTTTTCTTTCTTTTAAATAGTACTTGAAAATACTATTTAACATTTGACAACTCCTTGTATAACTCCTCTAAAGCATCAATTACTCTAGGCGTTCCTCTTAGTATTTTGTCTGATTCAATTATCATTATATTCCCTTTTTGTCCCGCTTTTGTTTGTTTTACAACTGGATTACTATTTAAAATATCATTTTTATTTTTTATAGCCATTGAACCTACAAGTATATCCGGATTTTCTGCTAATAAAAATTCTGGCGATAATATTGGTCTTCCACCTGGTAACCCTTTTGCTATATTTTCTATTCCTAAAGTATCGAAAATTTGACCTGGTAATGAATTTGGACTAAACACCATCATTGGAGATGTTGAAAATAAAAATCCTCCCTTTATTTTTAAAGGTTTTTCTGCTATTTTCTCTTTTATCATTTTTAATTTTAAATTATAACTATCAATTAATCTATCTGTATTTTCTTCCTTTCCAGTTATAACTCCATATATTTCTAAATTATTTAAAATTTGTTCAAAAGAATTAGCTTCATTAATTATAAAGTTTAATTTTCTTGCTTTTAAACTTTCTCCAAAACTTTCAGACATAGTATTTAGTATTACTAAATCTGGGCTATACATTAAAACTTGTTCTACTGAAGGTTTCATTATTGTTCCTGCTTTTGGTAAATCCTTTGTTTTTTCTTGTGGCCAAATTGGATTTTTTGCAGTGTCTGCTATTGCTACTATATTATTTTCTCCACCAATTAAATAAAATGCTTCCACTGCTGCCGGATCTAATATTAAAACTTTTTTATACTCTTTCTTTACTATTTTATTCCCTCTTGAATCTATAATAAAATCATTTTCTATTTTTAAAGCATAAACTAGATTACTAATTAAAATAGTAAAAATTAATGTTATTACTCTTTTCATCTTTCCTCCTAAACTAATGGAATAATATATGGTATTCCACTCTGATCTTTTATAACTTTAGCCTTTAAATTATAAACTTTTTGTAAATTTTCTTCTGTCAAAACTTCAGATGGTGTTCCTTGATATTTTATCTCTCCATCTTTCATCATAATAAGTTCATCACAAAACATAGCAGCTAAATTTAAATCATGTAATACTGCTACTCCTGTTAAAGATTTTTCAACCACTAAGCTTTTTACCTTATTTAATAATTCAACTGCATGATTTAAATCTAAAGCTGAAGTTGGTTCATCTAATAATAAAATTTCTGGATCTTGAGTTAAAGCTCTTGCTAATAAAACTCTTTGAAACTCTCCTCCAGAAAGACTAATTGCTACTCTTTCAGAAAATTTTTCCAATCCTAAAAACTTTAAATTATCTTCAACTTTTCTTCTATCTTCATATGAATATCCTGCCCAACTAGATTTTAAATGAGGAAGTCTCCCCATTAAAACAAAATCCTTAACTGACATATTTGTCATTAAATTTGACTTTTGTGGAACTAAGGAAACTAATCTTGCTTTCTCTTTTTTAGAAAGTTCCTTTGTTTCCTTTCCATTAAACTCAATATCCCCTTCACTTGGATTTAAATATCCTAATATATTCTTTAAAAATGTCGATTTACCACAACCGTTTGGTCCTAATATCCCCGTCATTTTTCCTTTAGTTATATTAACTTTTAATTTTTTTAAAATCTCTCTCTCTCCATAAGAAAATGACAGATTATTCACTTTTACACCCATTAGTTTCCTCCTTTAGCTTTAAATGCTAAGTATAAGAAGAATGGAGCTCCAAAGAATGCCGTAACAACTCCAATTGGAATCTCAACAGGTGCTAAAAACAATCTTCCTATTGTGTCACAAACTAATAAAAAAAATCCTCCTGCCAAGGCAGCATTAGGAATTAATCTAGAGTTAGATGGTCCTACTAACATTCTTATTGAATGAGGTATAATTAATCCTACAAAACCAATCATTCCTGAAAAAGCAACTGAAAATGCTACAACTAATGCCGACACTGTTAATACTTTTGCTTTCAATGTATGTACATCAACTCCTAAAGAGTTAGCTTCTTCATCTCCTGATAATAATGCATCTAATTGATTTCTTTGTAAGTAAAAAAATATTAAAGAAAAAACTAATGGAATTATAAGTAAAAATACTTTTGTCCAAGTTGCTCCTCCTAAATACCCCATTAACCACATAGTTATCTTAAAAGATTCCTCTCCTATTAAATACATAGCAAAAGATGTAAAAGCACCTATAAAAGCTGATACAGCTATTCCTACTATTAGAAGAGTTGTTATGTCAACCTTACCACTTCTATTTGATAACTTAAATATAATGAATGTACTTATTAAGCATGATAAAAATGCCAATATCCCATAAAAAATATCTGGTAATTGAAATACATATGCTATCACAGCCCCGAGTGTAGCACTTGCTGCAATTCCTATTATATATGGATCAGCTAGTGGATTCTGAAATACTGCTTGAACTACAACTCCACTTGATGAAAGCATCATTCCTATTAATAATGCCATCACTATTCTTGGTAATCTTATATCATAAATTATTGTTTTTATATAATCTGGTGCTGTACTTATGGAAAATAGTTGTTCCAATGGTACAGAAACACTTCCTAAACCAATAGAAAGTGTTCCTGTTAGTATTATTCCCAGAATTAATATTAACGATATGTGTTTTTTCATATTAATTCTCCTATTTTTTAGAAATTATATTTAAATCCTGCGTAAAGACTTCTCTCTGCAGCTGGATTATACTCTTTGCCATCTGAGCTTATAGAGTTATAATACTTTTCATTAAATATATTATTAATTCCTGTATAAATTCTTAAACTTTCAACTGGTCTATAATTTAATGTTAAGTTTGTCACAATGTTTTCATTCTGTTTACCCTCTGTATTTTTATTATTTAAATAATAACCTGACGAATAAACTGTATCCCAAATAACATTAACTTTTGAAGTTATTTTATAATCTAATGCTATATTAAATCTATTTGTAGGAACATCTGCTATTTCATTTCCCTCAATTGATTTATCTTGATCTTTTAATATTTTTGTCTTAACTAAAGCATATCCTTCTCTTACTGTTAGATTTCCAAAGTACTGCTCTGCATTTAACTCTAAACCATATCTTCTTGTTTTTCCAATATTATAATTTCTAAAATTCATTCCTGTATAATTTTCTGTTGCTATTTCATCATTTGTTTCAGTTAAATATATTGCTCCACTTATAAAACTTCCAAATATATAATCTTTAAAACCTGTTTCATATGTTATATATGTTTCTGAATCTAAATCATTATTAATATATGCTCCATCTATTTTATCTACTAATTGTGAAGGTGTTGGAGAAGTAAACCCTTTTTCTCCCTTCACATAGATATTTCCTGTCTCTGAATACAAATAGTTTCCTACTAACTCATAAGCCATATTTTCCATAGTTGTTTTTCTATTTATACTTGTATCTGATGTTGTTGCCCCACTTGATAAAGAACTTTTTGTATATGATCTATCAGTTTTATAATCTGCATATTCATATCTTACACCTTGAGTAAATTCAAATTTACCAATTGCATTTCTATTTAAAACAAATACACTATGAGTATCTTTAGTTAAATCATTTTTATATTTTTCTGAACTAAACATATCCATTTGACTATCTCTTTTCAAGTTGTTATTTATATAGTCATACCCTAAAATTAAACTACTTGATTCTCCATAGCTAACTTTTAATTTCGGTTTAAATCCTATCTTTTCGTCAGTATAATCCATATAATTTTTAACACTATAACTCATTTTTTCATAATTATTTTCATTATATATATCTGTTTTCTGATAGAATCCAACTAAATCTAAAGTTACTTTTTCATTAAATTTGTACTCATATTTTCCTGTAAATTCATCTTTCTTAGTATTATTAACAATTAACTCATCATATTTACCAACAAGACCATTACTTTTAGGATTTGATAACATCTCTTTTGTAAGAGCTCTAGGTGATGTTGCATCATCCTTATATCTTGAGTACTTAAAGGTAAAACTTTGATTTTCATCAATTTTATATTTTAAACTTCCTTCAAAATACTCTGAATCTGATTCATCCCCATCTCTAAACCCCTTGTAATCATTCTTAGTATAATTAATATTTATACCTAAATCTCCAACTGTCGTTCCATAAGAAACCTCACCTTTTTTTCCACCAAAAGTATTTAGCTCTCCTGAAACAGAACCTCCTGTATAACCTGCTCCTGATTTTGTCACAATATTTATTATTCCACCTCTTGTTCCACTTCCATAAAGAATAGCTCCTCCGCCTGGAATAACCTCAATTTTTTCAATATTTTCAACCGGAACTGTATTAATTGGTGTTTTTGCATGAGATGTATCTAATAAGTTTACACTTACACCATCTATTAAAACTTGTACATTTGCTGTTGCTTTACTTCCTTGTCCTCTCATATCAATTATTGGATCTTTTGGATCACCTATTAAATTGACACTTGGTACATCTTTTAAAGCCTCTGATACAGATTGATAATTCTTTTCCTCTATATCTTTAGCTGTAATAACTGTTACTGTATTTGTTACATTTCTTTGTGCTATTTCAAACCCCGTTGTTGAAATCACACTTTCATTTAATTTAACCCCTTTATTAGCGTCTTCATAGAAAAAATCATCATTTGAATAACTTAAAGCTGTTACTATTAAACTTAGTACTGCTATTCTTTTGTTCATAATTTTAATCCCTCTCCATTACTTTTTTATTAATCCTAAAGTTTTTTCAACAACTGTTGTTAAAATCTCTCTAGATATATTGTTACCCCAAAATAAGCCATCTTCAGTTAGTTTATAATGTTCTTTATCTTCTAATATAAAATTATTCTCTTTTAACTCAAATAGTAATTCTTCAAAAACTATCATTTCTTCAGATGTTAATATATTTTTTACTATATTTTTATCTATTTGTGGAAATTGAAACAATCCGCTAAATTTATCCAATCTTTGTTGATAATCACTTTTTTCAACAAACATTGACATCTCTTTCTTCATTCTAAAAATAGATATATTATCAACATTTCCTCCAGCTCCAACTCCAATTGGAAAAGTGTCTCCTCCAAAGTTTCTAGTTTTTATATATTTATATTTATCTCTTCCTTTTTTTGCTATTTTCGTTAACTCCAATACATAATAATCACTATCTTTAGTTAACTCTTTTATAAACGCATCATGTAACTCTCTCTCTCTTTTTAAATCCTCTTGAACTTTAACTTTTTCATCTTTTATGTCATGAGATAATGTTGAACCTTCATGAACCATTAATGAATAAAAACTTGAACTTCCTAA
This window of the Cetobacterium somerae ATCC BAA-474 genome carries:
- a CDS encoding MerR family transcriptional regulator produces the protein MKLYKISEIAKTFNISRETLIYYDTINLFKPAYIDQENGYRYYNDENISDLYFISMLKKANFSLKEIKDYIKCKNTSDSIELLNKKLQQIKDKISILQNSAEFISDKIQEIENISNQDGCTPFLETLNDVFVFQIEISEPKSEKELIEGIHTLNELRKKYSLEKAKRITILKKDDILKNEYFKIDRIGVIASSVSNHYIDFNLVVSIYHKDFTQKIGESYFKLLKFIDENNFKILGDSIETFSDVIVNAGNCMGQTIKISIPIES
- a CDS encoding MBL fold metallo-hydrolase; translated protein: MVENKSLNKDLVKEHGLSLYIKTNGKKILFDVGESKKFWKNAEKIGINLEEIDYLVLSHGHKDHGGGLPYFLKKNKKAKIYCSEYYFDKHYKKILGAYIDIGIPYEYLDVERFNFIQNTFNLENIYLFHCFDKKSDNPINENLYMKNENGEYEKDSFKHELHMIIKENNINTLLVGCAHIGIENILEQCKTEKIEIHSIIGGLHLSSRTSLNKNEKYIDDLIEYLNKTSINTIFPCHCTGEFGIKKLEKNSGFQVFEIQTGSKLEI
- a CDS encoding DMT family transporter gives rise to the protein MGESLALAAAFGWVGSSVFLERASKETGTLAVNLIRLVIAMLFLGVITYVKRGLVLPLDVTKESFKFLSISGLFGLFLGDFFLYKSYIKIGPRITLLVMTFSPIAVSILSFFILGEKIEGFKVLGMLLTIIGIAIVILKKKNDKEFSKVGFIYALLAMLGESLGIVFTRLGSIDYDSFATIQVRTIPAILAFIVYISLKKEWSNIKEGILNKKGMIYIVLGTIVATLGVTALVEAMKYANVGIVSTLAATSPILIIPISIIFFKEKVSILEGIGALISFVGITIFFIL
- a CDS encoding DUF1499 domain-containing protein, which produces MKRKLIIIFICYFSILLGEGSDKIMLKECPSTPNCVSSEAKDTKHYIKPISIDDKEGNVKEKLIKVIEKFQGKILEDKGNFLKVAFYSKFFGFEDIADFEIEPEKNVINIRSAAQTGWYDFGVNRKRMEKIREELK
- the rbr gene encoding rubrerythrin; this translates as MGKSIKGTKTEQNLLKAFAGESQARQRYTLFADKARSEGYEQIAALFEETALNEQYHARRFFSYLEGGPVEITATYPAGIVGTTMENLEEAAAGEYEEWAELYPGFAEVATEEGFPQVAAAFKVIVEVEKLHEKRYRKLLKNLGEDHVFKKDNDVRWKCRKCGYVHEGIEAPKVCPSCLEKQKEFELECINY
- a CDS encoding nitroreductase family protein → MDFLSRRSIRKYTSQNIEKEKLDEILKVALTAPTGRNLKPFELILIKEKNALNKLSLSKSIGSAMLKEANAAIIVLGNPEISNTWNEDASIVSFSIQLKAFELELGSCWINVKDRKTSDNTESEEYIKNNFNIPSHLKIVSIISLGYPNEHKPPHDDKDMDFSKIHLEKY
- a CDS encoding pyridoxamine 5'-phosphate oxidase family protein, with translation MMMPIKFDKEQIKKEVEEFRGDFKSVILGTKSKNGDVDVTYAPYLNFEGEGYIYISEIGDHFDNLKDNPQFEIMFLQDEKDAASVLVRKRLRYNVVAEFKERDEKFDVILDAFEEKVGEGMKVVRKMQDFHLVKLNIVNGRFVKGFGQAYNLKDGDVVQMTGDKKSHR
- a CDS encoding ABC transporter ATP-binding protein — protein: MLNSIFKYYLKERKLLTYFLVSSFFVTVLDLYGPIVVQNLIDNSIPKKNINEFFMFSAFLLTLYIIRLFLSIYSSSRGQLMGNRIKFFMREDLFKKILNQPDTYFMKNQSGDIISRVTNDLENVSALLYRGLEDFLFSILSIAGAMALMATFNLKLTLITMIPLPIAIYFTIIQNKKLKYGYIEVRERFSKLTSGIHNSLKTIFFIKDNVLEKDTLEKFSSKNKELLSVEKNNIFNTSALMSGINFYNQLTQLIVIFIGGYMHIKGEISFGIIVSFILLTNRFRVYLLRLMGLVDVFQRGATGISRFLEIMNIPNIKDGNTIIEKNIDSIKVDGLNFAFGKQEVIKNLSITIEKGEKVAFVGESGVGKTTIFSLLKRTFLPEENTIFINDLCIHEVDRESLLNKIAIVDQRDSLMNETILENIKVVKRDATKKEIEEALELAELKEFVESLEKKENTKLGQGGIELSSGQKQRLSMARLFLKDPEIIFLDEGTSALDNILEKKIMDNILQKFEDKIIISIAHRLNTLKKFNKIVVLGKDGIKEIGDFQSLIDKKGVFFNMYKAGNL
- a CDS encoding ABC transporter substrate-binding protein; the encoded protein is MKRVITLIFTILISNLVYALKIENDFIIDSRGNKIVKKEYKKVLILDPAAVEAFYLIGGENNIVAIADTAKNPIWPQEKTKDLPKAGTIMKPSVEQVLMYSPDLVILNTMSESFGESLKARKLNFIINEANSFEQILNNLEIYGVITGKEENTDRLIDSYNLKLKMIKEKIAEKPLKIKGGFLFSTSPMMVFSPNSLPGQIFDTLGIENIAKGLPGGRPILSPEFLLAENPDILVGSMAIKNKNDILNSNPVVKQTKAGQKGNIMIIESDKILRGTPRVIDALEELYKELSNVK
- a CDS encoding ABC transporter ATP-binding protein; this translates as MGVKVNNLSFSYGEREILKKLKVNITKGKMTGILGPNGCGKSTFLKNILGYLNPSEGDIEFNGKETKELSKKEKARLVSLVPQKSNLMTNMSVKDFVLMGRLPHLKSSWAGYSYEDRRKVEDNLKFLGLEKFSERVAISLSGGEFQRVLLARALTQDPEILLLDEPTSALDLNHAVELLNKVKSLVVEKSLTGVAVLHDLNLAAMFCDELIMMKDGEIKYQGTPSEVLTEENLQKVYNLKAKVIKDQSGIPYIIPLV
- a CDS encoding FecCD family ABC transporter permease, which encodes MKKHISLILILGIILTGTLSIGLGSVSVPLEQLFSISTAPDYIKTIIYDIRLPRIVMALLIGMMLSSSGVVVQAVFQNPLADPYIIGIAASATLGAVIAYVFQLPDIFYGILAFLSCLISTFIIFKLSNRSGKVDITTLLIVGIAVSAFIGAFTSFAMYLIGEESFKITMWLMGYLGGATWTKVFLLIIPLVFSLIFFYLQRNQLDALLSGDEEANSLGVDVHTLKAKVLTVSALVVAFSVAFSGMIGFVGLIIPHSIRMLVGPSNSRLIPNAALAGGFFLLVCDTIGRLFLAPVEIPIGVVTAFFGAPFFLYLAFKAKGGN
- a CDS encoding TonB-dependent receptor, translated to MNKRIAVLSLIVTALSYSNDDFFYEDANKGVKLNESVISTTGFEIAQRNVTNTVTVITAKDIEEKNYQSVSEALKDVPSVNLIGDPKDPIIDMRGQGSKATANVQVLIDGVSVNLLDTSHAKTPINTVPVENIEKIEVIPGGGAILYGSGTRGGIINIVTKSGAGYTGGSVSGELNTFGGKKGEVSYGTTVGDLGININYTKNDYKGFRDGDESDSEYFEGSLKYKIDENQSFTFKYSRYKDDATSPRALTKEMLSNPKSNGLVGKYDELIVNNTKKDEFTGKYEYKFNEKVTLDLVGFYQKTDIYNENNYEKMSYSVKNYMDYTDEKIGFKPKLKVSYGESSSLILGYDYINNNLKRDSQMDMFSSEKYKNDLTKDTHSVFVLNRNAIGKFEFTQGVRYEYADYKTDRSYTKSSLSSGATTSDTSINRKTTMENMAYELVGNYLYSETGNIYVKGEKGFTSPTPSQLVDKIDGAYINNDLDSETYITYETGFKDYIFGSFISGAIYLTETNDEIATENYTGMNFRNYNIGKTRRYGLELNAEQYFGNLTVREGYALVKTKILKDQDKSIEGNEIADVPTNRFNIALDYKITSKVNVIWDTVYSSGYYLNNKNTEGKQNENIVTNLTLNYRPVESLRIYTGINNIFNEKYYNSISSDGKEYNPAAERSLYAGFKYNF